atcaccaacttttttatatattttttatcattatattatattattttttatgtatatacgtatttatttttatgaaaaattatattttcacacatacaaaatttctttaatatttctttgacattatgttttttatattttattattttttcactttttgaaggttaaaaatttattttttttataatcattttattattataatatttgtgaaatgaatgtaaatCTTCTTCTTACTTTATATATCTTCTTATCGATGTTTGAATTGATAGGCCAAGAAATAAATTCAGTTTTGATGAATAATAGTGCGCATTTCCCTTTGAACGAGTTTCCCATGAACGAAAGGCTCTGGTAGAAACAGAAAAGAAGTAAAGTGTTCTAcggataatgaaattaaagcaCTTTACTTTCCACTTCTTTGACGTCCTTTTGTAATGTGCTTAAAcacattttatttcctttttgaTATCTGCAAATTCCAACAATTATCTTCATTCAAGTTCTCTGCTGCGCAAATGAAATGGTGTCGCTATGTGAATTACTTCGATTTACAGATTATGCTATGATTACTATCTGGTTTATCACCTCAAAGTATTGCTTAGCATTCTTTGTACGGATTTGAGTATGAAATAAGAAATGATTATGCGTTCACGGTTAGTTAATGATTTATAATCTCACTTTTAACTAAATGATGCAACTTTCGGcacaaaaaaagaagaaagaaaagagatcaaAGCATTTGAACGTTCAACTCagaatattattgtaaaaaatatattgttcatTGTTGATTTGGTATTTAAAACCCAATTAAAAGCAAGTGCCTTAAACGTGCCACTGCCACTTACACATACAAGAAAATCTCGGAAATTCTGCAGTTTGATGTGTGTGAAGGAGTGAATCTACATGGAATTTcacataagaaacaaaatacaaagcatgcatgcatagaAATAGCAATGGAACGAAACAGCCAAAGAGAAGAGacaaaaagatgataaaaaaaaaaaagtaaagttgcTACAATTATTTGATATAGTATGTACTAATTAAATGCCTACCAAGGCATCAATCTTAGAGGAAATGCTCCAACTGGTGCTGGAAAGGCTCCACTGATCAGAAATCATACCTGCAGCTGAAGCATCCCCACATTTTGCTACCATCCTTACACTCTCTAGCAACTCCTTTGTGCGAGCCTCTTGTGCCAAAATATCAAGCAACTGTTCTGGGGTGATCACCAGCTTCACTTTCCAAAACCTACTGCTACCACCAACACCACCATTAATGTTGCAGCTACTGTTACCACTGCTTCTGCCAGAGAAGGTTTCAATGGAGGATCTCTTGAGCAACCCCATTCCCTGGTGGTGGTGCTGGTAGTCCAAGGACATTCTATACAAGGCAGGGTAGGAGGTTGTTGGGACACTGTGAGATCTGACATGCCCTTGTCTCACAACGTTTACATTTTCACCAACACCACATGGGATAtctatgttgttgttgttgttgatattgttggtGTTGCTGAGTGGTAGCAGATAGTAAGACTGACCTGCCTCCAACTCTTCGAATTGGCTGAGCGGTTTCCAAAAGAGGTCGTGGCTTCTGAATATGGCATGCCCTGGGAACTCGTTGGTGATGAAACTGACGGTTACCGGAGCACTGAACTCCATGATTCCACCGTTTGATGTTATGACTTTGATTGCTGCATGAGGATCTGACATGGCCCCAAAGAAGCAGTTTCCCATGTTGGACTTCAAACCTATATGATGATATATAGAGTAGTATATATTGGTGATGTTGTTCTGCTATGAATGGTGGGTATTGCCTAGTATACCTTAGAGGGAATTGTAGAGCGGGAAACTTGTTCAGGAGAAAAGTTAAGGTTGTCATGTGGTCGGTTAGATTCTTCTTCTGAGCTTTGACAAAAAGCTTGTAAAGaacaatattaaagaaataaagggTAGTCTATGCTCCCATCAtcattatgatatttttgtaaaggGTTTGTATACAGCTTAATTTCATGCAATACTAATGTTTATTCAATATGTGTGTGAAGGcgaaaatatgaaatattggTTTATACCATTTCTACGGGGTTTACTTGGTCAAGTTAATTAAGCAGTATATGTTACTTTTCACAAAGTCTTTTATTAGTAAAACACAAAAGAGGAAAAATGATGTTGGAAATCAATTTTGGTCCCACTAGGCTCGGCccaagagaaagaaagaaaaagcggCAGTTCCTTGCTGCCACTTGGCCCACTTCACtggcctttttctttttctttttggatatTTGTCGTGCGATATTGAAGGTGCCAAAGATAATGTAAATCCTTTGCGAAGATTATGGAATGAAATTACTTACTCCAACAAAAGTAGTAGAACTCTACAGTTCAAACGTTGCTTAAGAACAAGTATATAAAATTGTTAGTGGAGATTTAATTTCTCataagttaaatttagtttatatagtAGGGAGGTTAATAAAGCAGGGTAGTCTTGATCCCCCGATTCAATTATGAGATTCAccctttttttattgtttttctttaagaTCAGAGTCAAGGGTAGTTGTTGTTGGTGATTAAAGAGCGTACATTTGTATATGCATAAAGTAAGAGTagtttttcatgtaaaaaataacggttggaagtcccatatcgactagagatgaggcctACAAGTTGATGCAAACCTTACCctacaagttggttttgtggagttgagttaggcttaaagtccacttctaacatggttttgtggggttgagttaggtttaaagtccacttctataTCTTATTGTTGATTTATCTCGATTCAATGTATTGgtatgattaaaatataaagtatgaatTAATATTTGAGATAATCTTGAACAATTCTacatttaaaaattgattattttatctttttgaacAAAATAATCGAATgcagatttatattttattatctcgAACTAGAACTTTAAGCGGTTGCACatataattgataataaaaaataaacttttggtTATGTCAACTAAATCTAAATGTTtcattttacataaaattatgaataatcaattatgagtAATAGGTTATGAAGAGCttttaaaaaaactcattttttttaaatagtcatcatgatatttaattattccaaaacttattttaaaagaaaactctCTATTTCGAAAATATAATTTCACATGTTTCAAAGCAAAATAGTTATGTTGtgatttagaaatatttttgaaggatatttttatgtatttttgaaaattcaattcTGGATCTAAGTTCTATAGTGACTAAATATGAGAAAGTTGTAAGATGAGACTGATACTCTAATtgttttaaggttttggattAGAAGTTGTGTTAATGTAAATGGACTACCAAAATAAGGGGATAAAATCCTCTAAGTTATATCACTCAATTCGAGGGAAGACTCCCAAATAGGTAGTGATTTGCAGAAGCTTGATGGTGGTGGAAATATGGTGTCCATATGGTGGTTTTGATGTGATGAATCCTCCTCCAAGTTATATGAATCAAGCAAGAGGGAGAGACTATGATGATGTTTTAGCATTCTCAAGAGATGTTAGGTCAACTCTTAAGGAAGGGTTATTAGAGGAAACCTATAAAGGGTGCTCCAGTCTTAGTGACTTAAGTTGAGTAGtgtgacacaaatttgacaacATAATGATACTAATTCAAATGTGAATTTACATGGGGAAGACacctttatttataagtttaagtAACCCTTTAAAGGTGTGTtcaaattgtaaaagaaaaaccttAATACTCTAACTTGGTGACTAAGAAAAAATCTTTTCTATTAAGAGgatgacacatggccactacTAAGGacatgaatttttttcattaggAGCGTGGCATATGACCATTACAAAGGAGTAATCCCTTCCGTTAGCCACATGGTAAGCGCATGTACCTCACCAAAAGAGAGCAACTTGGAGACCACTCTAGTCAAGGGCCCACGAGCTTCTATAAGGTCTGCTCTCCAAGCTAGGGTTTTTACCCTATAACCATGTGTTTCCTTAGGGTGTATCTCCTCTAGGCCTAAAACTTGAGACTCAAATACAAAGTCAAAAAGAAATCCTAGACTACTTGGACCACTATACAAGACCCAAAAATCAACTTAATCTACTATGAACTCAATGACCCTTGATAATAAGAGTTTGGACTTATCTTTCACAAATGATAAGTTTCTTTTAAagattttcagtttttttttcaaaagataaagaTTTTAGATCAAGACTCTACTTAGTAATGGTCATCAAATCCTTTAGATATAGATTTTCTCTTATCTAATCTGTTTGTAAGATAATCAAAATTTCCAAAAtgatcaagttttttttttttttattgaggcCTTTTATTTGGTAATAGTCGTTGAATACTTTGAATATAGATCTATCCTTAGGATTGGtctaatttatcttttcatgagacaagaatttcaaaatttctattttttttttttttttacaaaagttatCTTACATAAGGACTTTCTCTGTAGGATTGGTTACTGACTTTTTTTTCTACCTTTTTGGATAAGCTTGGGAATGACCGTCGAGACTGTTTCTGTTATCAGGATCGTGACATTCTCTTTATTATTGATCATCatattcatttgatttttttttatttttatttaaaatccaaAGAAAACtaatatctttatctttatgtatattttattacgataatatgaaaagtaaaaaatttatattctttagtaaaatctaaataaatacatatcGTTGTCAACATTCAATTTCGCCTgagtaaataaatttttttcaaaaagtaaaaaaatatattttgagttAACGATagataaaaaagacaaaaaaatgaaataaattttattagatttttaaatttgggttaaatatgtttttagtccttatactttggggcgattttggttttagtccctctttcaaactaaggtataatttagtccttcaactttagaaaactctggttttagtcctttttaccaaatttttttaactttatttgttatttcaaacgcgtttctcagttaacattgaagcaaaaatgtgtcaaacagtgtaaacaatccaaatgctataatgaaacgtgtttgaaacaacaaataaagttaaaaaatttggtaaaaatgactaaagctatagttttctaaagttgaaggactaaattgtattttagtttgaaaaagaaactaaaaccaaaatcgtcccaaaatataggactaaaacatatttaaccctttaaattttaacacaaaaaaataaaaatatataataaaatggaaaataaaataataatataaaaataataatatataataaaatggaaaataaaataataatataaaaataatatttcgaatgatactatttttaaataattcaaaaattatatcgaattttaaaaattaaaagaattaacaattttaaacaaataattttaaaaaaaattatgtaatctTGATTTCTcgttttaaatgaatataaataagagCAACTCAACCCTTCCtagatcaaaataaaaattaataaaaatttaaaaaatatttttctttatcatttcaaactcaatttagttttataaaccattctttttaagttttttatagtGTTATCACATTGTCATACTACTCAAAAAAGTATAAAACTAGATTTTAAGatgatttaaatttgattttaacttgttttaatgtcaacaatttgaaaaagaaattcattaattaaattaagacatggaaaaaatatgtaacatatgaaaatgaacaaaatataacatgcttttgtatttttcaaGAAGGCTTAATACGCTTTTGGttcctagtttgggaggttttgttcaatatggtcctacctttttttctAGTAAgaattgatcccactttttgaaaaaactgttcaattgacttcttttttgttacgacgtcaattttctaacggtgttggttacgacgtcaataagttctttcatgcattcacctatctaaatgttattttaacagtcctgacataatgttatgttaaaaatcatgtcatcatcgtatacaataaggactataataaacaatttaaacttgaatatgggaccactatgaacaaaaaggactcaattgaacaattttttcaaaaggtgggatcaattgttatgaaaaaaaaaaggtaggaacatattgaacaaaccctcccaaactagggaccaaaagcggtattaagcctttcaagaaataaaaatttggacTTGATTTAAGTTAcaacatcaattttataactcatgattctttatttttgaatgGTGTACagactttttttattcaatatgaaACTTTAACTCCTGCATAATTCTCGTCAAGAAGTATGCATTGCTCATTTGTGTTAGgaatgacaacgggtcgggttgaACACAGATAGTGTCTACCCACAATCCGACCCtccaaaaaaaaacacatgttaCCCGACCTGCTATCTGTATGGATACccacttaaaaaatattcgcgaatattttaaaacccgcgaataccgcaaatattttaaaaaatatatttttataaattattaaaataaaatttaaatagaattacaaaaaattatataaaatataatataaattaaattaaatattaattaaaacttaatttttgtttcggttgaattggtctgAGGGTCAAttgtccttctttgctttgttctcttttgatcttcaatcttTCCCGAGAATGTCATCCACTTAGATGGGTTATTGATGTGCAGAAGACACTGACACTCAacacttaatatataaaaaggtctaaattttattaggatagaagaggaagattgtacctaAACATTTATAGAGCCTCTGGCAGGCGAGTCCATTGATTAACCAATAGTACAGTATAGtcttaggcaatcaaacccaatgatgaataattaatacttatattattttgtaaagagtaagacaatttgacctattaattagtgcaatatatttttagacaatcaaACCTAATAATCAatatcgtatattttgtaaaaagtaacgcaatctgacctattaatacatgttaattgtcaataaatgacaACTATTTTTGATCGATatacttcatatagtacaatttttaattaaatttaaccttgtaaaatataaattaatgttaattttaattaaaaaaataataataataaattatttattttattttttgcggataGCATATATCCGCGggtacaaataatataatatccgCACTGAACCTGTTTATAAGCAGATATTAATACCCGTTATTCTAGGGTTTcggatagtaaatatccgcgaATATCAAGTATCCGTCGCGAATTTTATCCGTGAATATTCACGAACgcgaattttttttatcatccctaatttgtgtgttgttttctttaattcacttcCTTCTATTTTGTTCGACCAGTGTTACATCATTTATCATTTCTCTTAGCTGTTTCTCCATCTTTCTTATTTAATATCTTCGGAGCCCTATTAGTTTATTAAGCAAATCCAAACCAGATTACGCGGCCTTCAACATCTAATAATACCAGcttaattaacattaatgagAATCTTTTCAATTGGAGCAATTAAACAAATCAGGCATTAACCTAGACAGATCCAATTAATCTGACTCTTGTCTTGTATTAATTATTGAAGGAGAGTCAACAAGTTGTAAGCAAAGATGATACTGATGGAGGCGTCTGGTGAATGAACAATCTAAAAACTATGTATATATATGCTTAAAAAGGTGTAATGCTTATGCatcaaataaactaatatatctCTTTGTCATCGTTATTGAGTTTGCTTTCACATGTACTAAATAAACACTCATTCTTTATATACATGCATGTGATCTTTCTTTTATCACTGCGTACTGATGAAGGTGCCCGTATTCACTAATTAAGTCATACAACTTGCATTTAGTTATGCAAAATTGTTTACATTCTAAATTGAgttttacatttgaatttttatgCTACagaa
This genomic interval from Vigna radiata var. radiata cultivar VC1973A chromosome 8, Vradiata_ver6, whole genome shotgun sequence contains the following:
- the LOC106771492 gene encoding uncharacterized protein LOC106771492, which codes for MGNCFFGAMSDPHAAIKVITSNGGIMEFSAPVTVSFITNEFPGHAIFRSHDLFWKPLSQFEELEAGQSYYLLPLSNTNNINNNNNIDIPCGVGENVNVVRQGHVRSHSVPTTSYPALYRMSLDYQHHHQGMGLLKRSSIETFSGRSSGNSSCNINGGVGGSSRFWKVKLVITPEQLLDILAQEARTKELLESVRMVAKCGDASAAGMISDQWSLSSTSWSISSKIDALVGI